GGCTACGACGTGGCCGACTACCGCGACGTCGACCCGCTGTTCGGCACCCTCGCCGACGCGGACAAGCTGATCGCCGAGGCCCGCTCCCGTGGCCTGCGGGTGATCGTCGACCTGGTGCCGAACCACACCTCGTCGGCGCACCGCTGGTTCCAGGCCGCGCTGGCCGCCGCGCCGGGCAGCCCGGAGCGGTCCCGGTACATCTTCCGCGACGGCCTCGGCCCGGCCGGCGACCAGCCGCCGAACGACTGGCAGAGCGTCTTCGGCGGCCCGGCCTGGACGCGGACTGTCGACCCGGACGGCCGACCCGGCCAGTGGTACCTGCACCTGTTCGACACCGGCCAGCCCGACCTCAACTGGGACAACCCGGAGGTGCACGAGGAGTTCCTCGGCGTCCTGCGGTTCTGGTTGGACCGCGGGGTGGACGGCTTCCGCGTCGACGTCGCCCACGGCCTCGTCAAGCAGGCCGACCTGGCCGACTGGCAGGAGCCCCAGGAGATCCTCTCCGGTAACGAGATCGACAAGCCGCGCCCGCCCATGTGGGACCAGGACGGCGTGCACGAGATCTACCGGCAGTGGCGGCGGGTCCTGGACAGCTACCCCGGCGAGCGGGTGCTTGTCGCCGAGGCGTGGGTGGAGCCGGCCGAGCGGCTGGCCCGCTACGTCCGCCCGGACGAGATGCACCAGGCGTTCAACTTCGAGTACCTGCTCGCCGCGTGGACCGCGCCGGCCCAGTACGCGGTGATCACCCGCTCCCTGGAGGCGACCGACTCGGTGGGCGCGCCGACGACCTGGGTGCTGTCCAACCACGACGTGGTGCGACACGCCTCCCGGCTCGGCCTGGCGGTCGGCGGCGGCCGACCCAACGGCATCGGCATCGGCGACCCGCAGCCGGACGCCGCGCTCGGCCTGCGCCGGGCCCGGGCGGCCACCCTGCTGATGCTCGCCCTGCCCGGCTCGGCGTACCTCTACCAGGGCGAGGAGCTGGGCCTGCCCGAGCACACCACGATGCCCGACGAGGCCCGGCAGGACCCGACCTGGGCGCGCAGCGGGCACACCCAGCGGGGTCGCGACGGCTGCCGGGTGCCGATCCCGTGGGAGGCCGACGCCCCGTCGTACGGCTTCGGGCCCACCGACGCCAGCTGGCTGCCGCAACCCCCGTCCTGGGCGGAGTACGCGCTGGACCGGCAGCGCGACGTGCCCGGCTCGACGTACGAGCTGTACCGCACGGCGCTGCGGCTGCGCCGCGCTCACGGCCTGGGTCGGGGCACGCTTGAGTGGTTGTCCTCGGGCGACGAGACGCTCACCTTCCGCAACGGCGAGCTGACGGTGCTTACCAACTTCGGCGACGCCCCAGCACCGGTTCCGCCCGACGCCGAGGTGCTCGCGTCCAGCGCCCCGCTGGACGACCAGGGCGCGGTCCCGACCGACGTGACCGTCTGGCTACGCGGCTGACCCGACCCGACCCGTTCCGCCGGCCGCCCCGCGACAGTGCTCGCGGGGCGGTCGGCCGGGTGGTGCCGACTTCCTTTGGAGCTGATGCCGCAGACGAATCACGCGCAGCGCCCGCGCCGCTGTTACGCGGCGAGCGGCGTCAGAGGCGGTCGGCGCGGGTGTGCAGCAGGTCGTGCACGGTGTCGATGTCGGCCGGTGAGGTCCGCGAGGCGAGCCAGTACATGATGCCGGTGGGGATGAAGAAGAGCTGGAACGCCGCCAGCCCGACCGCGAAGTTCAGCGGTGGCGGGAAGGCCGCGCGCAGACCCTGGAAGGCGACCCCGACCAGCCCGTTGCCGGCCGACCGACCGACCCCGTTGACCAGGTTGCCGAGGCTGTAGACGGTCCCCCGGTGCTCCGGCGGGTTCACGTCGGCGATCAGCGCGAACCAGTTCGGCGAGTTGGCCGACGTCAACGCGAGCGCCACCACGGCGGTGAGCAGGCTCAGCCCGACCGACGGCTCGGTGAACACACTTGACAGCACCGCGCCGATCACCGCGCCGCCGCCGGCGCCGTCGGGCACGTCGATGGTCACCGGCACGAAGAACAGCACGAGGTAGAACGGTACGGCCGCGAGGATTCCGACGGCCGCGACCAACGCCCGGCCCCGAGGGGTACGCCGTTGCACCGCGTCGCCGACCAGCCCGCCGACGATGGAGAGCACGCCGCCGAGCTGGAACAGCGTGGCGAAGACGCTGCCCACCACCACCGCCGTCGACTCGGAGTAGCCCTGCGCCTCGGCCCGCTCGGCGAAGAGCCTCGGCAGCCAGACCAGTGAGCCGAAGGCCGCCTGCGCGGTCAGGCCCTGCAGGATCAACCACCGGTTGGTCCGCCGGGCCAGGATGCGCGGCAGATCGGCGCGGCTGATCCGGTAGTCGTACTCGGCGCCGGCGTCCAACGCGCCGGCCAGCTCCGGTTCGCTCTGGCCGCGCCGGATGTCATAGGTGAACAGGTACGCGAGGGTGGCGACCAGGCCCACGCCGGTCAGCACCCAGAACGGTCGCCGCCAGTCGGTCGCCCCGAGCAGCCCACCCACAAGCGTCCCGGCCAACGTGCCGACGCCCTGGGAGAGCCCCCAGAAGCTCATCACGAGCCCGCGCCGGGTCGGTGAGATCAGGTCGGTGACGACCGAGAAGCCCACCGAGCCGACCGCGCCGAGACCGACCGCCGCGACGAGCTGGGCGGTCAGGAACATGAGGTAGCCGTCGGCGAGCGCGCTGCCTCCGGTGCCCGCAGCCCAGAGCAGGGTGCCCACCATCAGCAGCGGTTTGCGGTTGGTGCGGTCGCCGACGTACGCCCAGCCGACCGCGGCCACCGCGCTGACCAGGAAGCTGACCGCGGTGACGAGGCCGAGCAGCCCGCCCGACACGTCGAACGCGTCGGAGATCGGCCCGTACAGCGGTGGGACCAGCCCGATCGCCACGTTGTCCAGCGAGGCGAGCAGCACGAACACCACGACGCTGTACAGCCGGTGCGTCCGGCCACCGCCCCGGCCGTGCCAGCCCCTGGTCACCGTCATGACCGGCAGCCAACCAGACTCCGACGACGGGGTCGTCACGCGGGTGGGTGCCGGCCGGCTCCCACCCGCGTCGACTCCGGGGGTGTCAGCGGCGGTCGAGGACCAACCCGCGGGCCGCGGCGTACTGGTCACGGACGGCGGGGACGGGCTCCGCCGCGTACTCCTCGGTGCCCTTGACCTCCCACTGCGGCGGCGTCGCACCGCCGAGGGCGACCCAGGCGGCCTGGCGGGCGGCGCCGTCGGCGACGTACTCCCCGGCGGGCGGGACGACCACCGGGCAGCCGAAGACCTGCGGTGCGATCCGGCGGACCGCTGCCGACCGGGCCCCGCCGCCGACCAGGATGACCCGGCGGACTGTGGCGCCCTGCGCGGTCAGCGCGTCCAGGCCGTCGGCGAGCGCGCAGAGCATGCCCTCCACGGCGGCCCGGGCCAGGTGCGCGGCTGTCGACGTGCGCAGGGTCAGCCCGTGCACCGCGCCGGTGGCCAACGGACGGTTGGGCGTCCGCTCACCCTCCAGGTAGGGCACCATGACCAGCCCGTCCGCGCCGGCCGGCGCGGAGAGCGCCAGCTCGGCCAGCTCGTCCAGGCCGACACCCAGCATCGTGGCGGCGGCGTCCAGCACCCGGGCCGCGTTGAGCGTGCAGACCAGCGGCAGGAAGCGGCCCGACGCGTCGGCGAAGCCGGCCACCGCGCCGCTCTCGTCGGCCGCCGGCACGTCGGCCACGCTGAACACCGTGCCGGAGGTGCCGATCGAGACGACCACGTCACCGGGGCCGGCGCCGACGCCGAACGCGGCGGCGGCGTTGTCACCGGTGCCCGCGCCGAGCAGCGCGCCACCCCCACCCAGCTCGTCGGCAAGCGTGCCGGCCGATTCGGCCGGACCCAGCACCTCGGGCACCACGAGCTGCCGGCCGAAGGCCCGTTCCAGCAGGTCGAGACGGTAGGAACCGGTTGCCGGCGACCAGTAGCCGGTGCCGCTGGCGTCACCACGGTCGGTCCGCAGCCCCGCCAACCCCGGCGCACCTGCCAGCCGCCAGGTCAGCCAGTCGTGCGGCAGGCAGACGGCCGCCACCCGGGCGGCCTGCTCCGGCTCGTGCCGGGCCAGCCAGCGCAGCTTGGTGATGGTGAAGCTCGCCACCGGCACGCTGCCGGTGCCCTCGGCCCAGAACCGACTCCCCGCCGCGCCGCCGCCGGCCTCCTCGATGAGGTCGGCGGCAGCGTCGGCGGAGCGGGTGTCGTTCCACAACAGGGCCGGGCGGACCACCCGGCCCGCCTCGTCGAGGCAGACCATGCCGTGCTGCTGGCCGGCGACGGAGACCGCCGCGACGTCGGCCAGCCCGCCGGCCTCGTCGGCGGCGCTGCGTAGCGCCTGCCACCAGGCTTCCGGGTCGACCTCCGTGCCGTCCGGGTGCGGTGCCCGGCCCTGCCGGAGCAGGGCGCCGGTCTCCGCGTCCCGGATGACCACCTTGCAGGACTGGGTGGACGAGTCAACGCCTGCGACCAACGGCATGGCGGGGCCTCAGCGAGCGCCGAGCAGGTGCTCGACGGCGAGCTGGTTGAGCCGGACGAAGGCGAAGCCCCGCTCGGCCACCGCGTCCACGTCGACGTCCTCGAACGCGGACCTGTCGGCCAGGAACTCCTCGTAGCCCTCACCGTCGCCGAGCGTCGGCGTGTTGAGGTCGCCGACCTTGCTGGTGGCGAGCGCCTCGACCACCTCGGGGTCGGCGCGGAACGCCGCCGCCCGCTCCTTGAGCAGCAGGTAGGTGCTCATGTTGGCCGCCGCGGAGGCCCAGACACCGTCCATGTCCTCGGTCCGGGAGGGCTTGTAGTCGAAGTGCCGGGGGCCGTCGTAGGCCGGGCCGCCGTTCGGGCCGCCGTTCTCCAGGAGGTCCACCAGGGCGAACGCGTTCATCAGGTCACCGTGGCCGAAGACCAGGTCCTGGTCGTACTTGATGCCGCGCTGGCCGTTGAGGTCCAGGTGGAACAGCTTGCCCTGCCAGAGCGCCTGGGCGATGCCGTGGGCGTAGTTGAGCCCGGCCATCTGCTCGTGGCCGACCTCCGGGTTGAGACCGACAAGCTCCGGGTGGGCGAGCTGGGAGATGAAGCCGAGCGCGTGCCCGATGGTGGGCAGCAGGATGTCGCCGCGCGGCTCGTTGGGCTTGGGCTCCAGGGCGAACCGCAGGTTGTAGCCCTTGTCGATGGAGTACTGGGTGAGCAGGTCGACAGCCTCGCGGTAGCGGTCGAGGGCGGCGCGGACGTCCTTGGCGAGGTCGTACTCGGAGCCCTCACGGCCGCCCCACATCACGAAGGTGCTGGCGCCCAGCTCGGCGGCCAGGTCGACCTGACGCAGCACCTTGCGCAGCGCGAAGCGACGGACGTCGCGGTCGTTGCTGGTGAAGCCGCCGTCCTTGAAGATCGGGTGGGTGAAGAGGTTGGTGGTGACCATCGGCACCACCAGGCCGGTCTCGTCGAGCGCCTTGCGGAACCGGGCGATGTGCTGGTCGCGGGTGGCGGGGTCGGCCCCGAACGGGATCAGGTCGTCGTCGTGGAAGGTGATGCCGTACGCGCCCAGCTCGGCGAGCCTGTGCACCGCCTCGACGGCGTCGAGCTCGGGACGGGTCGCGTCGCCGAACGGGTCGCGGGCCTGCCAGCCCACGGTCCAGAGCCCGAAGGAGAACTTGTCGGCGGGGGTGGGACGGGGTGCCATGGGGACCTCCGGGGTGGTGGGATGGTGTTGCCCGCTATTAGTTCAGCGATTGAATTATTTGCCCGCCCTATGGCACTGTCAAGGGGTGAGCCCCACCCCCGCCCCGGCCGGCGCAGCCCGTCAGGGCAGCCTCCGCGAGCTCAACCTCGCCCTGGTTCTCGGCCGGATCGCCGCCGCCGACCGCCCCCCGTCGCGCGCCGACCTGGCCACCGCCACCGGCCTGACCCGAGCCACCGTCTCCGCGGTGGTCGAGGACCTGCTCGCGGGCCAACTGGTAAGCGAGGCCGACCCGGCGCCCCGGGCGGGCGCCGGCCGCCCGGCCCGAGGGCTGGTCCTGGCCGACCGGGGCCCGGCCGGGCTCGGCCTGGAGGTCAACGTCGACTACCTGACGGTGTGCGTCGTCGACCTCGCCGGGCAGGTCCGGCACCGCACCGTGCACCGGGCCGACCTGCGTCCGGTCGCCCCCGCCGACGCGCTGGCCCGCCTCGTCGACCTGGCCGGGCAGGCCCGCGCCGACGCGGCCCAGCAGGGCCTCACCCTCGCCGGGGCCGCGCTCGCCGTACCCGGCCTGGTGGACGACGCCGGACTGGTCCGGCTCGCGCCGAACCTCGGCTGGCGGGACGTACCGGTCCCCGAACTGCTCAGCGGCCACCCGTCCCTGACCGACCAGGTGCCGGGCGTACCGGCCCTGGTGGTGGACAACGAGGCCAACTTCGCCGCGCTCGGCGAGCTGCACTCCCGGCCCCCCGGCCTGGCCAGTTTCCTGCACATCTCCGGCGAGGTAGGCATCGGCGCGGGGATCGTCCTGGACGGCGCGCTGTTCCGCGGGGTGCGCGGCTGGAGCGGCGAGATCGGGCACCTCCCGGTCCACCCCCAGGGGCGGCCCTGCCGGTGCGGCGGCCGTGGCTGCCTGGAGCAGTACGCCGGCCAGGAGGCGATCGTGGCCGCCGCCGGGCTGCTGCGGGCGGAGCTTCCCGCGGACATCGCGACGGCGCGGCTGGCCGAGTTGGCCGAGGCCGGCGACCCGGACGCGCTACGGGCGCTGCACGACGCCGGCACGGCCCTCGGGGTGGCGGTCGCCAGCGTGGTCAACCTGCTGGACCTGGACACCGTGGTGCTCGGCGGTGGGTACGCCCCGCTGGCGCCCTGGCTGTGCCCGCCGGTGCTCGCCGAGATCGCGGCCCGGGTGCTCACCGCCGCGTGGTCACCGGTCACCGTCCGGCCCTCGACCCTCGGTCCGGAGGCGGCCGCCGTGGGGGCTGCCGAATCGGTGGTCCGGCGGATCGTCGCCCGGCCCGCCGGCTGGCTGGGCCGCTCCGGCTGACGCGCTCTGGGCGTGCCTCGGTGCGGCTCGGTACGCTTGCCGTCAGGCAACGGCCCGCAGGCGAGGAGTGCACGAGCATGCGTACAGGTCGTCAGACGCGGGCCGGCGTCGGGCGGTGACCACGACCCGACGGGGCGGCATCGCCGGTCCCCTCGGCGACGACGGGCAGGCGTCACGCCGTCCGACCCGCCAGAGCGCCGGCGGTACGCTGCCGGCCGACTCGCCGCTGGCCCGCGAGCTGCTCGACGGGCTCGCCGAGGCGGTGCTGACCACCGACGAGACCGGCCGGGTGACCCTCGTCAACGCCCGGGCGGCAGACCTGCTCCCGGAGATCGTCGCGGGCGTCGAGCTGGCCCGTTGCCCGGTGGCGGCACTTGCCCAGGCCGTGCGGGACGGCACCGACAGCTTCGACGCCGAGCACCACGGCCGGCACCTGCGAGGCGGTCGACGGCAGCTCGCCGGCAGCAGGTACGGCTGGTACGTCCGGGACGTCACGGAGGAGCACGCCCGCACCGACGCCCTGCTGGCCGAGCGCTCCCGCACCGCGTTCCTCGCCCAGGCCGGCAGCCGGCTCGGGCTGTCCCTGCACCGGGACCAGACACTGTGCACCACCGCCGCCCTCGCCGTGCCGTACCTGGCCGATGCCGCCGTGGCGCTGCTCCGTCCACCCGCGCCGGCCGAGCCGCACCCACGCTGGACGCGGTACGCCGACGGCGATCCTTCCCCCGTCACCGGGCTGGCCGGCCCGGAGCTGACCGACGGCGTCCCCGGCCTCGGTGAGGCGTTCGACGGCGTACCCACCGAGCCGAGCGCCGGGCGGGACGCCGAGGCCGCGGACCTGACCGCCGTGCTCCCACCCGGGTTCGGCCGGCCGGGCGCGGTGCTGGTCAGCCCGATGCCCGGTCCCGGGGGGTCGGCAGGCGCGCTGGTGTTGGTCCGCCGTGCCGGTCGGGCCGACTTCGACCCGCGCGACGTCGAACTGGCCCGCGAGTTCGCCGCGCGGGCCGGCGCGGCGCTGGCCGCCGCCGAGCTGTACGGCGAGCAGGCCCACCTGGCCCGGGTGTTGCAGACCAGCCTGCTCCCGCCGGAACTGCCGACGGTGTCCGGCGTGAGCCTGGCCGGCGGCTACCGGGCCGCTGGGGACACGCTGCGCATCGGCGGCGACTTCTACGAGGTCTTCCCGCACTCGCGGGGCGCGCTGTTCGCGGTGGGCGACGTGTCCGGCAAGGGCGTCGGGGCGGCCGTGCTGACCGGGCGGGTCCGCCAGTCGTTGCAGACCCTGCGCCTGGTCGAGCAGCGACCGCTGGAGCTGATCCACCTGCTCAACCGCACCCTGTTCGACGCGCCCGACGCGGCACGGCGCAGCCAGCTCACCACCCTGCTGCTCGGGTCACTGGAGCGCGGGCCGGCCGGGGTGGACATCCGGATCGCCGGCGGCGGCCACCCCGCGCCGCTGCTGGTGACAACCGCCGGTTCGGTCGTCCCGGTCCCGGTCGGCGGGATGCCGGTCGGCGCACTCGCCGACGCCCGGTTCGCCGAGACTCGGGTGCACCTCGACCCGGGCGACCTGCTCCTCGCGTACACCGACGGGGTGACCGAGGCGACCGGCGGCCCGGTCCACGTCGAGAAGTTCGGCGAGCACCGGCTGCGCGCCGCGCTCGCCGCGGCGGCCGGGCTGCCGCCGGCAGCCCTGGTCGACAGGCTGCTCCGGGTTGTCGACGAGTGGCTGGGCCGGCAGGCTCACGACGACATCGCCATGCTGGCGGTGTGCGCCTCGGCGCCGGCCTGAGTCAGGCGCTCCGCGCGTCGGCGCCGGCCCGAGTCAGGCGCTGTGCGCGCCGGCGCCGGCCCGAGTCAGGCGGTTCGAGCCACCGGCGGCTCGCCTGTGGGCCGTTCGCGTGGCGTGCCAGCCGCCCGCTCGGGGCCTGTCGGCCGGCTCTGCCACACCGGTCGGGTCGACCGCTCCGGGTGCTCCGACGAGTCCCTCACCGGCCCGCCTGGCCGGTCCGGATCCTGCGGGTCCGCGTCGTCCGTCCAGTCGCCCCGCCCACGCGGCCGTTCCCCGTCCTCCGTTGCCGAGCCGCTCAGCGTCTGCTGCCGTCGGGCGGCCTCGTCGAACTCCCGCATCCCGTCGACAAGCGCGGCGCGACCCTCCGGGCTCATCGCCGCCAGCACGGCGGCAATCCGCTCCTGACGGTCGGCGCGCAGCTCTGCGAGGAGTCGACGGGCCTCCGGGGTGAGATGGAGAGAGATCTCCCGCCTGTCGAAGCGGCCCGGCTCGCGCTCCAGCATGCCGGCCGCGACCAACCGGTCGCAGAGCCGGCTTGCGGAACTGAGCAACATGTCCAGGCGGGTGGCGAGTCGGCGTAGGTTGATCCCGTCGTATTGCTCGACCACCATCACAGCCCGTAGTTGGGCTCCGGAGACCCGGCTGGCGGTCGCCTCACGGGCGGAATCCCAGACGCCCAGCAGGGCATCCGCCGCCGCGTCCAACGCGGCAGCCATACTCGTCGCAGGGTCCGGCGGACCATGTTTTTCGGCCATGGTGGCCCGAGACTACTCCGAAGCCACTGGTAGTCGAGCTTTGATCAAGGAGGCCTGATGAGCGAACCGGTCAATCGGGCACGACGTACCCTGAACGAGACACCCGCCGACCGTGTCGTGGGCGGTGTCGGAGAGGTCCTCGACGAGGTGTACGGGATCACCGAAGCGGAGCTGTACCAGGTCGACTACCGCCTCTCGGAGCTGTTGCCACTCACCGAGGGTGACTCCCTCCGGGGCGCCGGACACCCCGCCTGGCGGGCCTTCGACCACCAGTCGCCCCTGTTGGTCGACGGCACCGCCTGGCTGCCGGTCAGCATGCGCGGCGAACGCCGGGGCGTCCTGCGCCTGGCGCCGGTGTCCGACGACCCCGCCGTGCTCGTCGAGCTGGCCGACATCGCCACCGCGCTCGCGCACGAGCTGGCCGCCGTCTCCCCCGGCACCGACGTCTACAGCGTCGCGCGGCGCAGTCAGCGGCTCACGTTGGCCGCCGAGATGCAGTGGGACCTGCTCCCCGGCCGCAGCCGGATCCGACAGTCGTTCAGCCTGGCCGGGCAGCTGGAACCGGCGTACGCCGTGCGGGGGGACAGCTTCGACTGGTCCGACGACGGGCAGAAGCTCTGGCTCTCCACCGTCAACGGGACCGGTGAGGGCGTCGCGGCGTCCCTGCTCACGTCGCTGGCCACCCACGCGCTGCGCAACGCTCGCCGGGCCGGCCTCGGTCTGGGTGATCAGGCAGCCCTCGCCGACCAGGCCATCTACGACGAGTACCGGGGCAAGCGACACCTCTCCGTGCTGTTGATGGAGCTGGACCTGCGGTCCGGGACGATGACTGTGGTGGACGCCGGCTCGCCGCGGCTCGTCCTGCTGCGCGACGGGGAGGTTGCCGAGCAGCCGCTTGAGGCGCAGTTCCCGCTCGGCATGTTCGAGGCGACCGACTACCACGAGCAGACGTTCACGCTTGAACGCGGCGACCGGCTCTTCGTGGTCAGCGACGGCGTGGTGGAGGCCACCGGGCGGAACGTGCGCTACGGCGAGACGGCACTGGACCGGTTCCTGCGCCGCACCGGCCCGATGGAGCCGCTGGACGCCGTCCGGTCGCTGATCGGTGACCTGCGCGCCTTCGTGGCGGGCGACCTCGTCGACGATGCAGTGGTGGTCTGCCTGGACTGGACCGGCCCGCAGGCGTGAGCGCCGGCGGTCAGTACGCGCCGCGGCTGTTCAGCACCGCGCCTGCGGTCTTCCACAGGATGGTGAGGTCGGCGGCGAGCGACCAGTTCTCCACGTAGTAGAGATCGAGTCGGATGCCGTCCTCCCAGCTCAGGTCGGACCGGCCGCTGACCTGCCACAGCCCGGTCATGCCGGGCTTCACCAACAGCCGCCGGGCCACGTCACCGTCGTAGCGGGCCACCTCCGAGGGCAGCGGCGGACGCGGCCCGACCAGGCTCATCTGGCCCAGCAGCACGTTGACAAGCTGCGGCAGCTCGTCAAGCGACCACTTGCGCAGCATCCGGCCGACCCGGGTCACCCGAGGGTCGTCGCGCATCTTGAACATGAGGCCGTCGGTCTCGTTGCGGGCCGCCAGCTCGGCGAGCAGCGCGTCGGCGTTGACCACCATCGTCCGGAACTTGAAGACGCCGAACTCCTGCCCGCCCCGGCCCACCCGGACCTGCCGGAACAGCACCGGCCCCCGGCTGTCCAGTTTGATGGCCAACGCGATGACCGCGATCAGCGGCAGCAGCAGCGCCAACGCCAGCGACGACGCCGACCTGTCGACGAACCCCTTGACCAGCTTGCGCGCACCCCGGAACTCGGGCGCCTCGACGTGGATCAGGGGCAGCCCGGCGACCGGACGGGTGTGGATCCGCGGGCCTGCCACATCGGTAAGCGCGGGCGCCACGACGAGGTCGACGCCGGTCCCCTCCAGTTGCCAACCGAGCCGACGCAGTCGGGTCGCCGTCAGCTCACCGGAGGCGGTCACCGCGACCGTGTCCGCGCCGATCGCGGTGGCGGCCTCCGGGATGCCCCTGAACGATCCCACCACCGGCACGTCACCGAGCCGCTGCGCCACGGGCGCGAGCAGCGCGTCGGGGATGCACGCGCCGACCACCTGATAGCCGGCGTACGGCTCCCGGCGCAGCGTGTGCACCAACTCCAGGACGTGTGCGGTGTCGCCGACCACGAGCACCTTGCGGGACCAGCCGGCGCCCTTCGAGCGGGCCCGGTGCAGGCGTTTGCGCACGACGAAGCGGGTCGCCTCCAGCCCGACCGTGCCCACCGCGAACGAGAGGCCGAGGAAACCGCGGGAGACGCCGACGTCGGCGATGTAGCCGGCGATGGCGATCGCGCCGGCCAGCCGCAGGCTCGCCGAGCTGACCCGCCGGTACTCGTCAGCCCCGTAGCCGACGACCCGGTCGTCGTAGCAGCCGAGCGCCTTGAGGGAGATCAGCCAGGCGAGGACCAACCCCGGGGCCACAAGCACGTACGGGATCTTCGAGCCGACCGGCTCCTCGTCCCCGAATCGGCCGACGTACCCGATGAACAGCGCGATGATGAGGATTGTGGTGTCAAGCACGACCAGGACCCGGACGTAGGACCGTTCGTCGGCGCGGGCCACCAGCCCGCTCGGCGGGCCTTCCGGCGTCGCCGAGGTGTTGGCAGGGGTCAACAGTGTCGCCGCGGTCACCGGCCCTCCCACTCTGCTCAGGACGGCCCCGGCCGACGAGTCGGACCGGAGGCGGACGGACGATGCCGGGACACGTCGACATCCTGCCCTGATAACTATGACTGCCGATTGCTTCCGACGTATTGCCGTCACTTTTCTTCAACCCCGCGGCCATAAAGGAACCCGCCGTACCGCTGACGCGGTACGGCGGGTTCCTCCTGCTCTGCGGCCGGTCAGCGCGGCGCCGGGGGGCGGCGCGCGATGGCGGTGAGGAAGATGCTGCCGATCTCGCTCGGGTCCTTCGTGACGAAGACGTCGCCGCCGGTCACCTTGGTGATCGACTCCAACTCGGTCTTGCTGACGCCCTCGCCGATACCGATCATGATGACCTGGACGGGCCGCTCGGGGTCGGCGATCTGCTTGAGCTTGGCGAGCAGTTGCTGCTGGTTGAGGCCGTTGTCGTCCTCGTTCTTG
The DNA window shown above is from Micromonospora lupini and carries:
- a CDS encoding glycoside hydrolase family 13 protein, whose translation is MNTDPTQQTSSGHPITGWWTEAAIYQIYPRSFADSDGDGIGDLPGITARLDHLAELGVDAVWLSPFYPSPQADAGYDVADYRDVDPLFGTLADADKLIAEARSRGLRVIVDLVPNHTSSAHRWFQAALAAAPGSPERSRYIFRDGLGPAGDQPPNDWQSVFGGPAWTRTVDPDGRPGQWYLHLFDTGQPDLNWDNPEVHEEFLGVLRFWLDRGVDGFRVDVAHGLVKQADLADWQEPQEILSGNEIDKPRPPMWDQDGVHEIYRQWRRVLDSYPGERVLVAEAWVEPAERLARYVRPDEMHQAFNFEYLLAAWTAPAQYAVITRSLEATDSVGAPTTWVLSNHDVVRHASRLGLAVGGGRPNGIGIGDPQPDAALGLRRARAATLLMLALPGSAYLYQGEELGLPEHTTMPDEARQDPTWARSGHTQRGRDGCRVPIPWEADAPSYGFGPTDASWLPQPPSWAEYALDRQRDVPGSTYELYRTALRLRRAHGLGRGTLEWLSSGDETLTFRNGELTVLTNFGDAPAPVPPDAEVLASSAPLDDQGAVPTDVTVWLRG
- a CDS encoding MFS transporter, which encodes MTVTRGWHGRGGGRTHRLYSVVVFVLLASLDNVAIGLVPPLYGPISDAFDVSGGLLGLVTAVSFLVSAVAAVGWAYVGDRTNRKPLLMVGTLLWAAGTGGSALADGYLMFLTAQLVAAVGLGAVGSVGFSVVTDLISPTRRGLVMSFWGLSQGVGTLAGTLVGGLLGATDWRRPFWVLTGVGLVATLAYLFTYDIRRGQSEPELAGALDAGAEYDYRISRADLPRILARRTNRWLILQGLTAQAAFGSLVWLPRLFAERAEAQGYSESTAVVVGSVFATLFQLGGVLSIVGGLVGDAVQRRTPRGRALVAAVGILAAVPFYLVLFFVPVTIDVPDGAGGGAVIGAVLSSVFTEPSVGLSLLTAVVALALTSANSPNWFALIADVNPPEHRGTVYSLGNLVNGVGRSAGNGLVGVAFQGLRAAFPPPLNFAVGLAAFQLFFIPTGIMYWLASRTSPADIDTVHDLLHTRADRL
- the xylB gene encoding xylulokinase → MPLVAGVDSSTQSCKVVIRDAETGALLRQGRAPHPDGTEVDPEAWWQALRSAADEAGGLADVAAVSVAGQQHGMVCLDEAGRVVRPALLWNDTRSADAAADLIEEAGGGAAGSRFWAEGTGSVPVASFTITKLRWLARHEPEQAARVAAVCLPHDWLTWRLAGAPGLAGLRTDRGDASGTGYWSPATGSYRLDLLERAFGRQLVVPEVLGPAESAGTLADELGGGGALLGAGTGDNAAAAFGVGAGPGDVVVSIGTSGTVFSVADVPAADESGAVAGFADASGRFLPLVCTLNAARVLDAAATMLGVGLDELAELALSAPAGADGLVMVPYLEGERTPNRPLATGAVHGLTLRTSTAAHLARAAVEGMLCALADGLDALTAQGATVRRVILVGGGARSAAVRRIAPQVFGCPVVVPPAGEYVADGAARQAAWVALGGATPPQWEVKGTEEYAAEPVPAVRDQYAAARGLVLDRR
- the xylA gene encoding xylose isomerase, which produces MAPRPTPADKFSFGLWTVGWQARDPFGDATRPELDAVEAVHRLAELGAYGITFHDDDLIPFGADPATRDQHIARFRKALDETGLVVPMVTTNLFTHPIFKDGGFTSNDRDVRRFALRKVLRQVDLAAELGASTFVMWGGREGSEYDLAKDVRAALDRYREAVDLLTQYSIDKGYNLRFALEPKPNEPRGDILLPTIGHALGFISQLAHPELVGLNPEVGHEQMAGLNYAHGIAQALWQGKLFHLDLNGQRGIKYDQDLVFGHGDLMNAFALVDLLENGGPNGGPAYDGPRHFDYKPSRTEDMDGVWASAAANMSTYLLLKERAAAFRADPEVVEALATSKVGDLNTPTLGDGEGYEEFLADRSAFEDVDVDAVAERGFAFVRLNQLAVEHLLGAR
- a CDS encoding ROK family transcriptional regulator, whose amino-acid sequence is MSPTPAPAGAARQGSLRELNLALVLGRIAAADRPPSRADLATATGLTRATVSAVVEDLLAGQLVSEADPAPRAGAGRPARGLVLADRGPAGLGLEVNVDYLTVCVVDLAGQVRHRTVHRADLRPVAPADALARLVDLAGQARADAAQQGLTLAGAALAVPGLVDDAGLVRLAPNLGWRDVPVPELLSGHPSLTDQVPGVPALVVDNEANFAALGELHSRPPGLASFLHISGEVGIGAGIVLDGALFRGVRGWSGEIGHLPVHPQGRPCRCGGRGCLEQYAGQEAIVAAAGLLRAELPADIATARLAELAEAGDPDALRALHDAGTALGVAVASVVNLLDLDTVVLGGGYAPLAPWLCPPVLAEIAARVLTAAWSPVTVRPSTLGPEAAAVGAAESVVRRIVARPAGWLGRSG
- a CDS encoding SpoIIE family protein phosphatase; the protein is MTTTRRGGIAGPLGDDGQASRRPTRQSAGGTLPADSPLARELLDGLAEAVLTTDETGRVTLVNARAADLLPEIVAGVELARCPVAALAQAVRDGTDSFDAEHHGRHLRGGRRQLAGSRYGWYVRDVTEEHARTDALLAERSRTAFLAQAGSRLGLSLHRDQTLCTTAALAVPYLADAAVALLRPPAPAEPHPRWTRYADGDPSPVTGLAGPELTDGVPGLGEAFDGVPTEPSAGRDAEAADLTAVLPPGFGRPGAVLVSPMPGPGGSAGALVLVRRAGRADFDPRDVELAREFAARAGAALAAAELYGEQAHLARVLQTSLLPPELPTVSGVSLAGGYRAAGDTLRIGGDFYEVFPHSRGALFAVGDVSGKGVGAAVLTGRVRQSLQTLRLVEQRPLELIHLLNRTLFDAPDAARRSQLTTLLLGSLERGPAGVDIRIAGGGHPAPLLVTTAGSVVPVPVGGMPVGALADARFAETRVHLDPGDLLLAYTDGVTEATGGPVHVEKFGEHRLRAALAAAAGLPPAALVDRLLRVVDEWLGRQAHDDIAMLAVCASAPA